One Chitinophaga sp. H8 DNA window includes the following coding sequences:
- a CDS encoding transglutaminase-like domain-containing protein — protein MHENNEIHALFHLLDDPDQEVFDTVANKILLYGKEIIPNLENLWENTIDESIQERIELLIHRVHYHDLQEALRIWGRHEVPDLMEGAILAARYQYPDLQPAQVLMEIERIKRNIWLELNNYLTPLEQINVLNSMIYNYFGLKGEEVSYQRKNQFFMNQVMESKKGNPLTNGIVYQSLCAMLDLPVYAVNIPRQFILAYFDTFIDFTAPLHPDDYRILFFIDPIQGQIYTQQDVDTYLKRVSVPSVPSYFKPQSNKQIIRFLMEELSKCFQDDKDAYKQDELKNLASILED, from the coding sequence ATGCACGAGAACAACGAAATACATGCTTTATTTCATCTCCTGGATGATCCGGATCAGGAAGTATTCGACACCGTAGCCAATAAAATATTATTGTACGGTAAAGAAATCATCCCTAACCTGGAAAACCTGTGGGAAAACACGATTGATGAATCTATCCAGGAAAGGATAGAACTGCTCATCCATCGCGTGCATTATCATGATCTTCAGGAAGCATTGCGTATATGGGGCCGTCATGAAGTACCCGACCTCATGGAAGGGGCTATCCTGGCTGCCCGGTACCAATATCCCGATCTGCAGCCTGCTCAGGTGCTGATGGAAATAGAACGTATCAAACGTAATATCTGGCTGGAGCTGAATAACTATCTCACTCCCCTGGAACAGATCAATGTGCTCAACAGCATGATCTATAACTACTTTGGACTGAAAGGGGAAGAAGTATCCTACCAGCGCAAAAACCAGTTCTTTATGAACCAGGTGATGGAATCCAAAAAAGGAAACCCCCTCACCAATGGTATCGTATACCAGAGCCTCTGCGCTATGCTGGACCTGCCCGTATATGCGGTAAACATTCCCCGGCAGTTTATCCTCGCTTATTTTGACACCTTTATAGACTTTACAGCGCCACTTCATCCGGACGATTACCGGATCTTGTTTTTTATAGATCCCATCCAGGGCCAGATCTATACCCAACAGGATGTGGACACCTACTTAAAGCGGGTTTCGGTACCGTCAGTGCCCTCCTACTTCAAACCACAATCCAACAAGCAGATCATCCGCTTCCTCATGGAAGAACTGTCCAAATGTTTCCAGGACGATAAAGACGCCTATAAACAGGATGAACTTAAAAACCTGGCCAGCATCCTGGAGGATTAA
- the topA gene encoding type I DNA topoisomerase: MAKNLVIVESPAKAKTIEKILGNDFEVKSCFGHIRDLEKDDMGIDIPNNFKPKYIVPEDKEKVVKDLKKLAKETDEVWLATDEDREGEAISWHLCEVLGLDPVNTKRIVFHEITKSAIEKAVRQPRLLDMNMVHAQQARRILDRIVGFELSPVLWRKMSMRNSLSAGRVQSVAVRLIVEREREINAFNSVSTFKVEAWFTGKDISGKNISFKAEGPTKFKTAEDAEKFLQQCVGAAYTVKDIQVKPGKKSPAAPFTTSTLQQEASRKLGYSVSKTMLLAQKLYESGKITYMRTDSVNLSDTALANIQKEINTSFGEKYHQHRKFKNKNESAQEAHEAIRPTYMENHTDDDSDTKRLYDLIWKRTIASQMSDAELEKTIAKIDISTNHEELTASGEVLKFDGFLKVYLESRDEEDVTEEEEDQEGSLPPLTVKQALDLKEMKATERFSRPAPRYTEASLVKKLEELGIGRPSTYAPTITTIQKRNYVEKRDKEGVKREYRILLLKDNQISKNTDSENTGAEKSKLFPTDLGMIVTDFLNQYFDSVMDYGFTAKIEEEFDEIAGGKQVWNKMLNNFYQPFHKAVQDTLENAERVKGERLLGEDKESGKPIVARMGRYGPMIQIGKAEDEEKPRFAKLKATQSIETITMEEAMELFKLPRTLGQFEGSDVVVNIGRFGPYAQHDKQFYSLKKEMDPYTVELDEVGPLIAEKRTAKSERTIKVFEKEKIQILKGPYGPYIKQGLRNFKIPKEKIDTAADLTVEEAKAIIEDVKANPPKKKAPAKKKKA, translated from the coding sequence ATGGCAAAAAATCTAGTTATAGTTGAGTCCCCAGCAAAGGCCAAGACCATTGAAAAAATATTAGGTAATGACTTTGAGGTCAAATCCTGCTTCGGTCACATCCGTGATCTGGAAAAGGATGACATGGGGATTGACATTCCAAATAACTTCAAACCTAAATATATAGTTCCTGAAGATAAAGAAAAGGTGGTGAAGGACCTGAAGAAGCTGGCCAAGGAAACCGATGAGGTTTGGCTGGCAACGGATGAGGACCGTGAGGGGGAAGCCATTTCATGGCACTTATGTGAGGTATTAGGCCTGGATCCGGTAAATACAAAACGGATCGTTTTCCATGAAATCACCAAATCGGCGATCGAAAAGGCAGTCAGGCAACCCCGTTTGCTGGATATGAACATGGTACACGCCCAGCAGGCCCGCCGTATCCTCGACAGAATAGTAGGTTTTGAACTATCTCCCGTACTCTGGCGCAAAATGAGTATGCGCAACTCCCTCTCTGCCGGCCGGGTACAATCTGTAGCAGTAAGGCTGATCGTGGAAAGGGAACGGGAAATCAACGCTTTTAACTCTGTAAGCACATTTAAAGTTGAGGCCTGGTTTACCGGCAAAGATATCAGTGGTAAAAACATCTCTTTTAAAGCCGAAGGCCCTACCAAGTTTAAAACAGCGGAAGACGCAGAAAAGTTCTTGCAGCAATGCGTAGGGGCGGCTTATACTGTTAAAGACATCCAGGTTAAACCGGGGAAAAAATCTCCGGCGGCGCCATTTACCACCTCTACCCTCCAGCAGGAGGCCAGCCGTAAGCTGGGATACAGCGTGTCTAAAACCATGCTCCTGGCGCAGAAACTGTACGAAAGCGGGAAGATCACCTATATGCGTACCGACTCCGTAAACCTGTCTGATACCGCCCTGGCTAATATCCAGAAAGAGATCAACACCAGCTTCGGGGAAAAATACCACCAGCACCGTAAATTCAAAAATAAAAATGAGTCGGCACAGGAAGCGCACGAAGCCATCCGGCCCACTTATATGGAAAATCATACCGATGATGACAGTGATACTAAAAGACTGTACGACCTGATCTGGAAACGCACCATTGCCAGCCAGATGAGTGATGCAGAACTGGAAAAAACCATCGCCAAAATAGATATCTCCACCAATCACGAGGAACTGACCGCCAGCGGTGAAGTACTCAAATTTGACGGATTCCTGAAAGTATACCTGGAAAGCCGCGATGAGGAAGATGTAACGGAAGAAGAGGAAGACCAGGAAGGTTCTCTGCCGCCTTTAACAGTAAAACAGGCGCTGGACCTGAAAGAAATGAAGGCTACTGAAAGATTCTCCCGTCCGGCACCACGCTATACGGAAGCCAGCCTGGTAAAGAAACTGGAAGAACTGGGCATCGGCCGCCCGTCTACTTACGCGCCTACCATCACCACTATCCAGAAACGTAACTACGTTGAAAAACGGGATAAGGAAGGCGTGAAAAGAGAATACCGCATCCTCTTACTCAAGGATAACCAGATCAGCAAAAATACCGACTCAGAAAATACCGGTGCGGAAAAGTCCAAACTATTCCCTACCGACCTGGGCATGATCGTTACAGACTTCCTCAACCAATACTTTGACTCCGTAATGGATTACGGATTTACTGCCAAAATTGAAGAAGAGTTTGATGAAATTGCAGGCGGTAAACAGGTCTGGAACAAAATGCTCAACAACTTCTACCAACCCTTCCATAAAGCAGTACAAGACACCCTGGAAAATGCAGAAAGGGTGAAGGGAGAACGCCTGCTGGGTGAAGATAAGGAAAGTGGAAAACCTATCGTGGCCCGCATGGGACGCTATGGCCCGATGATCCAGATAGGTAAGGCAGAAGATGAGGAGAAACCCCGCTTTGCCAAACTGAAAGCTACCCAGAGCATTGAAACCATCACCATGGAAGAAGCGATGGAATTGTTTAAACTGCCCCGGACACTGGGCCAGTTTGAAGGTAGTGATGTAGTGGTAAACATTGGACGCTTTGGTCCTTATGCACAACATGACAAACAATTCTATTCCCTGAAAAAAGAAATGGACCCTTATACCGTAGAACTGGATGAGGTAGGGCCATTAATCGCGGAAAAACGTACCGCCAAAAGTGAACGTACGATCAAAGTATTTGAAAAGGAAAAAATCCAGATCCTGAAAGGCCCTTACGGACCTTATATTAAACAGGGACTGCGGAACTTTAAAATACCTAAAGAGAAAATAGATACTGCTGCCGACCTGACGGTGGAAGAAGCGAAGGCGATCATTGAAGACGTAAAAGCCAATCCTCCTAAAAAGAAAGCACCTGCAAAAAAGAAAAAGGCCTGA